The Nostoc sp. NIES-3756 DNA window CCATTCTTACCCAGAGCCGTTGCGCCACCAGTTGGAGATATAGCCATTTCTGCCATTGATGCCTCTCCTACTATCATTGATTTAGGCACTCAAGAACGTGTACCTCGTCTGGTGTTGCGTGATGCACCAGTTAGGGAAGTTTTATCATTATTAGCTCGTGCGGCTAATCTCAATTTAGCTTATATCGGTGGAGATGCTGGTAAAGACGCACAGGCAATTCAGCAAACGATTTCTTTAGATATAGAAAATGAGCCAGTGCAAGATGTATTTAACTACGTTTTGCGTCTAAGTGGCTTGGAAGCTAACCGCAGTAACAGAACAATTTTTGTAGGGCCGAAACTGCCTAACTCCACCCGCGATGTAATGATGCGTAGCTTGCGGCTTAATCAGGTAAATGTGGGAGTTGCTTTAAACTTCTTAGTTGCTTTAGGCGCAGAAAGTGCAATTAGCCGTGAACGACTTGTGACTAGTGTTAATGCCGTACCTGTAGGTGGTGCAGCTAATACCGCCGTAACACAAACTCAAACTACTACAGAAACCAGAGTTGAGACTCAAAGAGTGGACTTTCTAGACTCAAAGCCTTTACTAAGAGGTTTACAAGTATTAGGAGATGAACGCACTAATTCCGTTACTTTAGTTGGTTCTCAGAAATTACTTGATATTGCGGTAAGTCAACTCACTCAGCTTGATATCCGCCGTCGTCAGGTGGTAGTTAACGTCAAAATTATTGATATCAATCTTTTAGGTCTTCAAGACAGCAATGCTAGTTTTTCTTTTGGAATTGGCAATAACTTCTTTTCTAGTGACGGTGGTGCGGCATCATTTAATTTTGGTGGTTTTAATCCACCTAATGCTAATAATGTGCGTAACGGTCTAAATCCAACGGTGACGGCTAATCCCTATAGTGGTGGTAATACTTTCTTGGATTTAACTAACCCTACTCCCATTCCTGGGACTGGAATTGGCAACAGAGTAATTGATAATGGGCAGTTAACGCAAGATACACGAGGAGGGGCTGAATCATTCTATAACCGTCGAGCAGGAGTTTCCGGAGATCCATTTCAAGGAGGTTTTACAGACTTTACACAGGGAACACCAAATGTAACTAGTATTAAAGATACTCCTGCCGTTGCTCCCATTCCTGCTGTTCTTGATGGACAAGGTAATGTGCTTGTTCCCGCCGTTCCTGGGACTCCAGCTAAGAGAGAGTTCACCTTTGAACCAGGAAAGCTTGGAACAGCAACAGCTGCGTTACCTAGTCTATTTCAATACCCTAAACGTCTTCTCCTTAGTTTGCAAGCTCAGGTACAAAATGGCAATGCAAAAATCTTGACTGACCCGACTTTGATTGTACAGGAAGGTCAACAGGCTGTAGTCAAATTAACAACAGAAGTATTTGGAGGGTTTGAAAATGCACAGCAAAGTTCATCAACAGGGCAAAATTCTCAATTCACTTCTACCAAAAAACCTATTATCAAAGAAGCGGGTTTAAGTCTGGCAGTTAAAGTTGACCGTATTGATGATAATGGTTTTGTCTCCTTATCTGTTTCACCAACTGTTTCTGCACCTGGTGGTTCAACACAGACTCCTGATGGTGAAATTACTTTATTATCCTCTAGAAGTCTTCAATCTGGTTTAATTCGTCTGCGAGATGGTCAAACGTTAATTCTCTCAGGTATTATTCAAGAGTCAGATAGGGCGACTGTATCAAAACTGCCTATTTTGGGTGATCTCCCTCTTATTGGTTCATTATTTAGAAGAAGCAATAAAACTAATGAGCGCCGTGAAGTAATTGTTCTTTTAACACCTCAAGTTATGGATGATTCTCAAAACTCCTCTTACGGCTATAACTATACACCTAGCCCAGAAGTAAGACAAATGCTTGAGCGCCGTGGGTTAAATACACCCAGACGTTAAGCCAGTTTACCAATTCGTAATTTGTAATTCGTAATTTCAGAAAGTGTCTAGAAATTTGACGAATTGGTATTAGAATATAATCTAATCTTTTAGACTGACCACAACAGCTTTCTAGCTTTGTGGTGTCTTTTTTTGTCAGTATAGAAGCTATATTATCTAGAACTTGATGTAGACATATTTACGTTATCGTTGAGGTGGCGAATTAGGCGAGATAGTTCTCGAATAATATTCACTGCGATTTCGGGTGTTTCTTCGATCGCATCATATAGTTGCTCTTGTGTTAGTTCCAAAAATTCACAAGGTTCCATAGTTGTCACAGAGGCGGAACGGGGCTGTGTATCAAATACTGCCATTTCGCCGAAGTATTTGCCTTGGTCTACTTCTGCCAATTGTTTATCACCGATGTGAACCCTAACTCTACCAGAAACTATAATATATAGCGATCGCCCCTCCTCCCCCTGTCTAAAAATCGTATGATTAGCGGGGAATTGCAATTCGTGCATTACCGAGGTTAGCCGCACAATAAAATCATCACGCAATTCTTTAAAAATTGGGACTCGTCGCACAAATAATAAACGGTCAACGCTACTTAGCATGGTAGATGGTCAGTTGTCAGTTGTCAGTCGTCAGTAGTTAACGCCGTGTGCTAATTTCTCTCAAACCTAACCCCCAACCCCTTCCCTTGTAGGGAAGGGGAGCAAGAATTAAAGCCTCTCTCCTTTCAGGGGCTACGGTGTACACACAAGTCTGATCAAGTTGCCTCACAGCGTTTCGATCCCCCCTAACCCCCCTTAAAAAAGGGGGGAATTTTCTTAAAGTCCCCCTTTTTAAGGGGGATTTAGGGGGATCAAACCATATTCTGCACCTAGCATAGAGATGTGTGTACACCGTAGCCTTGTAGGGGAGAGGAATGGAAGTGGGGTTTGATTAATTAAGTTGCACATAGCATTAGTTATTAATTGCTCTTGCCCCTGTCTTATGTCTAGCCAGTATAAGCTAAAGATTGACTTAATCCAGAAAAATAACTACTAGATAAATTCATAATAGGTATGGAACTAAGGAAAGAGTAATTAATTTGGCTGCCAAAGAATGTTTTGGAAATGGTGCTTTCGACTGTTAATAGTCTTTGTGGGACTTTGGCTATTGTTGGATCTAAGTTCGCGCTTGGGTGCGGAAATTTTGTGGTTTCAAGAAGTCGGCTATGTGCAAGTATTTCTCCTGCGGCTGGTGAGTCGTGGGTTTTTGTGGGTGCTGGCTGCGGGTGTCACTGCTGCCTACCTATGGGGAAATTTAGCTTTGGCGCAACGGCTGAAGTATCCCCAATCTTTAAAAATTGCGGAAGTGAGGCAAGAAGAAGCAGCCTTGACTGTGGGACTGAAAAACTATCTTAGTCCTTCATATTCTAGGATGAATGCAGATCCAGTAACTGATGGACGAATGCGACCTTTCCGATTACGATCGCTCTTACCCCTGACTATAACCTTAAGTTTGTTAGCAGGGTTAATCTTGGTTCACTACGGAAAAATAGCTCTTTCCTACTGGTATCCGGCATTTAACAATCATAATTTACCTATAATTACCCCATTTCGCTTAGAAACTATCTGGGAACTGGGCAGACAGCTTACTTTACAGGTTTTATATTTAGGTTTAATTGTCAGTGTAGCGATCGCTATCCTTATTTACTCACAATTTGCCCTCAGAGCGATCGCTGTGATACTGAGTGTGGTATTTGGCACAATTCTGTTTTATAACTGGGCAAAGGTTTTAGCGTATTTTTCCCCTACCCCCTTCAACAGCACAGAGCCTTTATTCGGTAAAGATATCAGCTTTTACATCTTTTCCCTGCCATTGTGGGAATTACTAGAACTCTGGTTGATGGGAATGTTCTTGTATGGCTTTATCGCCGTTGCTCTTACCTATCTCCTTTCCGCCGATAGTCTCAGCCAAGGAATATTTCCTGGGTTTTCATCTCAACAGCAACGCCACCTTTATGGTATTGGTGGCTTATTAATGTTGATGGTGGCTTTTAGTTATTGGCTGAGTCGTTATGAGTTGGTTTATTCTCCCCGTGGGGTGAGTTATGGCGCTAGTTATACAGATGTGACTGTACAGTTACCAGCTTATAACGTTTTGTGTGTTATTGGATTGGCGATCGCCACTTACCTATTATGGCGAACTGTTTTTTGGCGGTCTAAATCTCGATATCGCCATTTTGTATTTTACGGATTAGGCATTTATTTGTCGCTTGTCGTTGCTGCTGGCTATGCCTTACCTACAGTAATTCAGTATTTAATTGTTCAGCCCAATGAATTAGAACGAGAACAACCATATATTCAACATACAATTAACTTAACTAGGCAAGCGTTTGATTTAGACATAATTGATGCTAAAACCTTTAATCCCCAAGGTAATTTAACCACTGCTGATATCCAAGCCAATAACTTAACAATTCGCAACATTAGGTTGTGGGATCAGCGACCATTATTAGATACTAATCGCCAGCTACAACAATTTCGCCCTTACTATCGCTTCCCTGACGCAGATATTGACCGCTACACTCTAAACACGGAAACACGAGCAGATAGACCAGCTGCACCTCCTCAGCCACCAGTAGGAGACACAGCAAGCGAACAAAAAGAACGGCGACAGGTATTAATTGCAGCCAGAGAACTAGATTACAGTGCAGTTCCACAAGAGGCGCAAACCTGGATAAACCAACATCTAATTTATACCCACGGCTATGGCTTTACCATGAGTCCGGTGAATACCGTTGGTGCAGGTGGACTACCAGAATATTTTGTCAAAGATATTGGAGGGAATAATGAAGGTGCGCTGACTACTGCCAATGAAGGAGTTCGTAACAGTATTCCCATTGGGCAACCCCGGATTTATTACGGTGAAATCACTAATACCTATGTCATGACTGGTACAAGAGTAAGAGAGTTAGACTACCCAAGTGGCAGTGATAATACTTACAACAAGTATGATGGCTTGGGTGGTGTAACTATTGGTAATGGTTGGCGGCGGGGACTATTTGCCATGTATTTGAAAGATTGGCAGATGTTGTTTACACGGGATTTTTTACCAGAAACCAAGGTATTATTTCGCCGCAGTATTAAGCGAAGGATTGGGGCGATCGCACCTTTTATAAAATTTGACAGCGATCCTTATTTAGTCGCGGCTGATGCTAGTCCAGAATTTCCCGGCAATAATTACTTGTATTGGATTATTGATGGTTATACAACTAGCGATCGCTATCCTTATTCAGACCCTAATAGTGACGGGATTAATTACATTCGCAACTCTGTCAAAGTAGTTATTGATGCTTATAACGGTAGCGTAAAATTTTACATTGCAGATACGACAGATCCTATTATTGCTACTTGGTCAAATATATTTCCTCAGATGTTCCAACAACTGAGTGATATGCCAACTTCTGTACGCAGTCATATCCGCTATCCCTTAGATTACTTCTCGATTCAATCTGAGCGGTTAATGACTTACCACATGACCGACACCCAAGTATTTTACAACCGAGAAGACCAGTGGCAAATTCCCAACGAGATTTATGGTGATAAACCCCGTCCAGTAGAACCTTATTATTTGATTACTAGTTTACCCACCGTCCCTTTTGTTGGCGCAGCCTCTGTCTTCGACACGCTCCGCGAACGTAGAGAGGAATTTCTCTTACTGCTACCCTATACCCCCAAACAACGGACAAACTTAATTGCTTGGTTAGCAGCGCGATCGGATAGTGAAAATTACGGTAAGTTGTTATTATATAACTTTCCTAAGGAACGCCTTGTATACGGAACAGAGCAAATCGAAGCACGCATTAATCAAGATCCAGTAATTTCTCAACAAATTTCTTTATGGAATCGTCAGGGTTCTAAAGCAATTCAAGGGAATTTGTTAGTAATTCCTATCGAACAATCTCTGTTGTACGTTGAGCCAATTTATTTAGAGGCAACACAAAATAGCTTACCAACACTAGTACGGGTAGTTGTAGCTTACGAAAACCGCATCGTCATGGCGCAAACTTTGGAACAAGCTTTACAAGGTATCTTTAAACCAGAAGTTACACCAGCACCACCAATTATTCGTCCTTTCGAGGAAGGTGTATCACCTGGCTGATTGTTATTTTTTTCATCTTCCCCATTTCTACTTTCAAAATATCTCCCTCAATTCTAAAGAAAAGATTAAGCATATCTACTCATATATCTTTTGAGGGAAGTTAAAAAATCTTAACATTTGTCAAAATAATAATTATATAAGTTGATTGTCTACCTAAATATTACAAAATTAGTTCTTTAAAGCCCTACCACTCATGAAAGGCAACTTTTTCATATCACAGGAAGAAAAGGAGAGATTATTTCACACCCAGTTAGTTAAGTACGGTGTGAAATTTGAAAAAGCTGCAAAAGTGGCGAAGATATTAGCCTCTGGAGAATCAGAGGAATCTTGGACAGAAGAAGAGAGACAGCTTGTAACAGAAACTTGTGAAGAGTGGTTAAAAGCACACAAACGTCACAAGCAGTTAGTTTCATTATTTCAATACATCAAAAGATAGATATATTAAGAAACAGGTTTAGAAGTTGCTTGTTGTAATATGTCTTGCATCTACTACATTTGGATATTTGTTGAAATCTAATCCAGGCAAACTAATCACAGTCTCAAAACAGCAGTTTTTGCATTGTAGTGGGAATCCTAAAATTTAGAGATTCTCAATATAGATGTTGTGGACTGTGAGTGGAGAGGAAAGAAAATATGCGGCAGATGGGGAACTTGAGACAATGGCTATTTCTTCCATTGGTTGCCAGCATTGCATTATTTTCGGAGTTCAGTTTTGTCAGTGCTGAACAATATACTCAACATACGGCACAAACAACTGTAGCAAATCCCACTCAAGCTAATGCTGATCAAATATATCAACAGGCAAAAGAACTATACGAGCAAGGGACAGCCGCATCTTTGCAACAAGCACTGATAAAATTTGAACAAGCTCTTTCCTTTTATCGTAGCTTGGGAGATATCTCATCACAATCCTTTACCCTTGGTCATATTGGTAAAATTTACTCAGATTTTGGAGAACTGCAAAAAGCACTGAGTTATTTAAACCAAACCTTAAGCCTCAGACGACAACTAGGAGATAAAACTGGCGAAACTATTACTTTGAGTAATATTGGTGCTGTCTATTCAGATTTGGGAGAACTGCAAAAGGCTCTAGATTTTTACCATCAAGCCTTATCACTTAATCGGCAGATGGGAGATAAGACAAGGGAAGCCCGTAGCCTGAATAACATTGGTTCAGTTTACATAGATTTAGAAGAATCGCAAAAAGCACTAGATTATTTCCATCAATCTCTATTACTCAGACGGCAGGTAGAAGACAAAATAGGTGAAGCTCGTACTCTCAACAATATTGGCAAAATCTACTTAGATTTAGGCGCACAGCAAAAGGCGCTGGAGTATTTCAACCAGTCCCTACCCTTGTATCAACAAAAGGGAGACAAAGCAGGAGAAGCTGTCGCATTAAATAACATTGCCTCAGTTTACTTATCTTGGCGAGAACAGCAAAAAGCCCTCAATTATTACCAGCAATCTCTATCTCTTAGGAAACAATTAGGAGACAAACTAGGGGAAGCTCTCACTCTCAATAACATTGGTGCAGTTTATACAGATTTGGCGGAAAAACAAAAAGCACTGGATTACTTTAACCAGTCCTTGCCTTTATTTGAAATTGTAGGAAATAAATTAGGTTTAGCAGCTACCCTCAACAACATTGGCAAAATCTACATCAGTTTGGGAGAACCGCAAAAGGCGTTAAATAATTTCCAAAAATCTTTACCTTTATATCAACAGGTAGGCAATAGGGGAGGAGAAGCTTTAACTCTTTATCACGTAGCTACAGTTCAAGCCAATCAAGGAAATCTGGATGCAGCCCTAACTCAGATGAAAACAGTCATCAGCATAGTGGAAAAGCTGCGTACTAAAGTTGACTCTCAAGAACTCCGCACAGCCTATTTTGCCACAGTGCAAGATTATTATCAGTTCTATATCGATTTGCTAATGCAACTGCACAAGCAAAAACCATCCCAAGGCTATGACGCTTTAGCACTGGAAACCAGCGAACGCGCCCGCGCCCGTAGTCTTCTAGAATTGCTGACAGAAGCTAAGGCAGATATTCGCCAAGGTGTAGAACCAAGGTTACTGACTCAAGAACAGGAGTTACGGCAAAAACTAGATGCGGCTGAACAACGATGGATAAAACTATTAACAAATAAGTATAATGAAGCACAACTTCAGGCTTTAGATAAGGAAATTAGCGAACTGCTAGAACAATACAAACAACTCCAAACCAAAATCCGCACAACTAGCCCACGCTATGCAGCCTTAACTCAACCTCAACCCCTGTCATTGTCACAAATTCAGCAGCAAGTTTTAGATGATAACACTCTACTTTTAGAATATTCGCTGGGAGAAAAGCGGAGTTACCTTTGGGCAGTGACTAACAAAAGTATTATCAGCTATGAATTACCCAAACGTGCAGAAATAGCAGCCGTTGTGCAGAAGTTGCGGCGCGATCTTACCACCCCATATCTGACAGAAAGTCCTTCTTTAGAAGCTTTGTCACAAATCATACTTGCTCCTATAGCCCAGCAATTAGGAAATAAACGTTTGCTCATTGTTAGTGATGGTACTTTGGAGTATGTGCCATTTGCAGCTTTGAACATACCAGGAAGTAGGAATTATCAGCCATTACTGGCGAACCACGAAGTTATTCATCTACCTTCAGCCTCTACCGTAGCGTTTCTCAGACAGGATAATAAACAACGTCAACCAGCACCTCAAGTATTAGCTGTGTTCGCAGATCCGGTTTTCAGCCGAGATGATGAACGTTTGCAAGGAAAAACTAAACCGTCAAATCTACCAGCAACAGAAACCATCGCCTTAACCAGAGCCGCTACCAACTCAGATATTAATTTTGAGCGCCTAAACTTCACCCGCAAAGAAGCAGAGCAAATTCTGTCCCTTGTACCAGCTACCAAAAGTAAGCAAGCCTTCGACTTTAACGCCAGTCGCACCATTGCTATAAGTAAAGAGTTAAATCAGTACCAAATTATACATTTTGCCACTCATGGCATTCTCAACAGTCAAAATCCAACATTATCAGGTGTTGTGTTATCCCTATTTGATAACCAGGGAACTCCGCAAAATGGTTTCTTACGCCTGCATGATATTTTCAACCTCAACCTCCAAGCCGAGTTAGTGGTACTCAGCGCCTGTCAAACTGGGTTGGGGGAAGAAGTTAGGGGCGAAGGACTTGTAGGGTTAACTAGAGGATTTATGTATGCGGGAAGCCCCCGAGTTGTGGTGAGTCTTTGGAGTGTAGACGACCAAGCTACCTCAGAATTAATGGCTGGATTTTACAAAAAAATGCTCAAAGAGGGATTTAAACCCGCCGCCGCCTTACGAGCCGCACAGTTGGAAATCTGGCGTAATCAAAAAT harbors:
- a CDS encoding type IV pilus secretin family protein — protein: MKHVHGNSLIFGAAACVFLAAQPVWAQTTQVTEVKVSPSDGGLSVVLKTSTGSRPQVFTTKRGKSLVADVINTQLRLRQGNNFRQDKPAPGIASIEVVQLDANSIRVIVTGDNDAPISQPVTRQQDSITLSVTPSSGTTASAPVIPRPPVSTTPPTSTTPSATTPAQTGAVPVLVPNPEVTIDGRPAQPAVPGQPLSQAPPFLPRAVAPPVGDIAISAIDASPTIIDLGTQERVPRLVLRDAPVREVLSLLARAANLNLAYIGGDAGKDAQAIQQTISLDIENEPVQDVFNYVLRLSGLEANRSNRTIFVGPKLPNSTRDVMMRSLRLNQVNVGVALNFLVALGAESAISRERLVTSVNAVPVGGAANTAVTQTQTTTETRVETQRVDFLDSKPLLRGLQVLGDERTNSVTLVGSQKLLDIAVSQLTQLDIRRRQVVVNVKIIDINLLGLQDSNASFSFGIGNNFFSSDGGAASFNFGGFNPPNANNVRNGLNPTVTANPYSGGNTFLDLTNPTPIPGTGIGNRVIDNGQLTQDTRGGAESFYNRRAGVSGDPFQGGFTDFTQGTPNVTSIKDTPAVAPIPAVLDGQGNVLVPAVPGTPAKREFTFEPGKLGTATAALPSLFQYPKRLLLSLQAQVQNGNAKILTDPTLIVQEGQQAVVKLTTEVFGGFENAQQSSSTGQNSQFTSTKKPIIKEAGLSLAVKVDRIDDNGFVSLSVSPTVSAPGGSTQTPDGEITLLSSRSLQSGLIRLRDGQTLILSGIIQESDRATVSKLPILGDLPLIGSLFRRSNKTNERREVIVLLTPQVMDDSQNSSYGYNYTPSPEVRQMLERRGLNTPRR
- a CDS encoding cyclic nucleotide-binding domain-containing protein, encoding MLSSVDRLLFVRRVPIFKELRDDFIVRLTSVMHELQFPANHTIFRQGEEGRSLYIIVSGRVRVHIGDKQLAEVDQGKYFGEMAVFDTQPRSASVTTMEPCEFLELTQEQLYDAIEETPEIAVNIIRELSRLIRHLNDNVNMSTSSSR
- a CDS encoding UPF0182 family protein; protein product: MFWKWCFRLLIVFVGLWLLLDLSSRLGAEILWFQEVGYVQVFLLRLVSRGFLWVLAAGVTAAYLWGNLALAQRLKYPQSLKIAEVRQEEAALTVGLKNYLSPSYSRMNADPVTDGRMRPFRLRSLLPLTITLSLLAGLILVHYGKIALSYWYPAFNNHNLPIITPFRLETIWELGRQLTLQVLYLGLIVSVAIAILIYSQFALRAIAVILSVVFGTILFYNWAKVLAYFSPTPFNSTEPLFGKDISFYIFSLPLWELLELWLMGMFLYGFIAVALTYLLSADSLSQGIFPGFSSQQQRHLYGIGGLLMLMVAFSYWLSRYELVYSPRGVSYGASYTDVTVQLPAYNVLCVIGLAIATYLLWRTVFWRSKSRYRHFVFYGLGIYLSLVVAAGYALPTVIQYLIVQPNELEREQPYIQHTINLTRQAFDLDIIDAKTFNPQGNLTTADIQANNLTIRNIRLWDQRPLLDTNRQLQQFRPYYRFPDADIDRYTLNTETRADRPAAPPQPPVGDTASEQKERRQVLIAARELDYSAVPQEAQTWINQHLIYTHGYGFTMSPVNTVGAGGLPEYFVKDIGGNNEGALTTANEGVRNSIPIGQPRIYYGEITNTYVMTGTRVRELDYPSGSDNTYNKYDGLGGVTIGNGWRRGLFAMYLKDWQMLFTRDFLPETKVLFRRSIKRRIGAIAPFIKFDSDPYLVAADASPEFPGNNYLYWIIDGYTTSDRYPYSDPNSDGINYIRNSVKVVIDAYNGSVKFYIADTTDPIIATWSNIFPQMFQQLSDMPTSVRSHIRYPLDYFSIQSERLMTYHMTDTQVFYNREDQWQIPNEIYGDKPRPVEPYYLITSLPTVPFVGAASVFDTLRERREEFLLLLPYTPKQRTNLIAWLAARSDSENYGKLLLYNFPKERLVYGTEQIEARINQDPVISQQISLWNRQGSKAIQGNLLVIPIEQSLLYVEPIYLEATQNSLPTLVRVVVAYENRIVMAQTLEQALQGIFKPEVTPAPPIIRPFEEGVSPG
- a CDS encoding CHAT domain-containing protein gives rise to the protein MRQMGNLRQWLFLPLVASIALFSEFSFVSAEQYTQHTAQTTVANPTQANADQIYQQAKELYEQGTAASLQQALIKFEQALSFYRSLGDISSQSFTLGHIGKIYSDFGELQKALSYLNQTLSLRRQLGDKTGETITLSNIGAVYSDLGELQKALDFYHQALSLNRQMGDKTREARSLNNIGSVYIDLEESQKALDYFHQSLLLRRQVEDKIGEARTLNNIGKIYLDLGAQQKALEYFNQSLPLYQQKGDKAGEAVALNNIASVYLSWREQQKALNYYQQSLSLRKQLGDKLGEALTLNNIGAVYTDLAEKQKALDYFNQSLPLFEIVGNKLGLAATLNNIGKIYISLGEPQKALNNFQKSLPLYQQVGNRGGEALTLYHVATVQANQGNLDAALTQMKTVISIVEKLRTKVDSQELRTAYFATVQDYYQFYIDLLMQLHKQKPSQGYDALALETSERARARSLLELLTEAKADIRQGVEPRLLTQEQELRQKLDAAEQRWIKLLTNKYNEAQLQALDKEISELLEQYKQLQTKIRTTSPRYAALTQPQPLSLSQIQQQVLDDNTLLLEYSLGEKRSYLWAVTNKSIISYELPKRAEIAAVVQKLRRDLTTPYLTESPSLEALSQIILAPIAQQLGNKRLLIVSDGTLEYVPFAALNIPGSRNYQPLLANHEVIHLPSASTVAFLRQDNKQRQPAPQVLAVFADPVFSRDDERLQGKTKPSNLPATETIALTRAATNSDINFERLNFTRKEAEQILSLVPATKSKQAFDFNASRTIAISKELNQYQIIHFATHGILNSQNPTLSGVVLSLFDNQGTPQNGFLRLHDIFNLNLQAELVVLSACQTGLGEEVRGEGLVGLTRGFMYAGSPRVVVSLWSVDDQATSELMAGFYKKMLKEGFKPAAALRAAQLEIWRNQKYAAPYYWAAFTMQGEWK